The sequence ActaggggagaatgggatcaaaggctatggggagaaagcaggattaggctattgagttcgatgatcagccatgatcgtgataaatggtggagcaggctggaagggatAAAAAGTCTCCgcctgttcctatcttctatgtatatatgtttgtATCTACTTTATGTTTGCCAAATCCAcgatccaccctatctccatttgAAAGTCAATTAATGGACGTCTTTTGTTTACTCCACTTCTAATGCCCatgtgaaaagaaatgaaaatcgctttttgtcacgagtaggcttcagtgaagttactgtggaaagctcctagtcgccacattccggcgccagtctggggaggctggtacggaatcgaaccgtgctgctggcctgcttggtctgctttaaaagccagcgatttagcccagtgagctaaaccagaccctgtcGCCTGTCACTTACGGAATTGCGTAGTGCACCCCAAATCCAGGTCATTAACGTACATAAGAGGAACAGTTGTCCTGAATTAAATGCTGGGAAATACGTCACTGCAGTCCAAGAAAAAATCCACACGCCACAGCTCTGTATTTATCCCTtatccaattttgtatccattctGCTTTATTCAATTTTAACATATGGGTTTTAATGTTTTTGCCCGGTCTATCCTATTGCGCTACATCATTTGCTTTACAAATCCATGACTAAACTTTCATTTTATGTGATTGGATCAATTATTTGCAGATCTATTTGTGATTACTCTGAATACATAGCGGATATCTCGGCCACACTATCACCGGGAAAACATTTAGATGTAATCGGTTGATGCAGTGTTCACCACCATGTTGCATACAGGAGcaacacggtgacacagtggttagcactgctgcctcacagtgccagagaccgaGGTTCGATTCTGTCATCGGgcgattgcctgtgtggagtctgcacgttctccccatgtgtgcgtaggtttcctccacgtgctccggtttccgctgaCAGTCCaagttgtgcagttttggttgccCCGACTTTACGCGGTACggtggggattgggtctggctgggctgctctttcaaagtatcggtgcagactcgattggctgcctggcctccttctgcactgtagggattctgtgaaaacGTGTGTTTATCATGAGGAACATTCATGTTCATACTTTACAGACTACCCCACTGTTTCAGTGGCAATACAATACTTCCGATATTCCAGGAATGTCTGTTGAATAATTCTGTCATTTACTCTTGCAGTTAATGTGGTGACAATCGCAATCCTTTCTCGTGGAAAGTGTGGTCTCTCCAAATGTGTCACTCGCTATCTGGTAGCCATGGCAGCGTCAGATCTACTGGTCATTATTTTCGATCTGATACTAAGGCAAATTCCTATTATCTTTCGTGAACAATTTGGCTTTGTGCGCTCGCTTCGCTTGTGTAACAGCCATGCTGTTCTGCTTTATGCTGTGACTGACTGTTCGGTATGGTTTACTGTTACTTTCACATTTGATCGCTTTATAGCTATTTGTACTCCAAAGTTAAGAGCTAAATATTGCACAGAGAAAACAGCCATTATTGTCATCGGAACAGTGACTACAGTGAGCTGTTTGAAGAATATTTCCTGGTATTTTCTGTATACAACTCGATATTGGCTGACGAACAGTCCATGGTTTTGTCTTGTAGTAACTATGGTAAGCCGCTCATTGGGCTGGGCCGTCTTTGAATTTCTGCATTACATTTTAACGCCCTTTATACCATTTCTATTGATTCTACTGTTCAATGCCCTGACGGTCAGGAGCATTTTAGTGGCCAAcagggcccgcaggagactccaGTGTCGCAGCAATGCAGAGAGTCCACCTGACCCAGAGATGACCAACAGAAGGAAATCCATGATTTTACTATTTGTTATATCGGGGAATTTCATGGTGTTATGGGTAGTGTTCATGGTATGTTCTATATTGAGACGCTTGGATTATTTGGGTGTTCCAGTTTATCTTCCCACGTTTGTATCTGAAATAGGATTCATGCTGCAGCTTCTGAGTTGCTGCACGAACACTTTCATCTATGCAGTTACTCAGAGAAAATTCAGAGATGAGGTGAAGAATGGAGTGAAATATCCAATTGAAAAGATGATTGCGTTAATTCGATGAGATGACTTCAGGCATACTCATATTAATTTGCAGTTAGATGTGCTGACATGATCTGTGAAATGTAAATATTGGGATATGAAGAGAGCATTGGGTTGGGTATGTGGCTCACATATAACAGAATCAAAGTCATTAATAAGCACTGACATAGGACAAATGATCTtcaaagggagagagagtggagctTCCTGAAGCAGAGGTCATTACTGAGTTGTTCGTTGGGTACCTTGCACCTATTCGCATGGCAGAAGAACACCTTGCCACAACAGGAACAGAAGGGACTGCAACAATATTGGTTAGGTTAAGATTAGGTACTTACAAGGATGCTAGTTCTCAAGTTGGAATAGTTATCTATTCTGGTTCGTGTGCAGTTTAGATTAATGACTAAATTTCGGGACCGTCTGCCACACATCTTTGATTCCGGTATGCTGCCATTGTGATGGAGTATTGTATATTCCGTATGCCCGTACAACAGAATTCAGTGGTCGACTGTACCTGTCAACGAGGGATCAATCCGACTACCTTCACAGTTGGG comes from Scyliorhinus canicula chromosome 29, sScyCan1.1, whole genome shotgun sequence and encodes:
- the LOC119958288 gene encoding probable G-protein coupled receptor 139, producing the protein MGLGFFVKLQILRALYDAQMTYYPVLAAVGVPVNVVTIAILSRGKCGLSKCVTRYLVAMAASDLLVIIFDLILRQIPIIFREQFGFVRSLRLCNSHAVLLYAVTDCSVWFTVTFTFDRFIAICTPKLRAKYCTEKTAIIVIGTVTTVSCLKNISWYFLYTTRYWLTNSPWFCLVVTMVSRSLGWAVFEFLHYILTPFIPFLLILLFNALTVRSILVANRARRRLQCRSNAESPPDPEMTNRRKSMILLFVISGNFMVLWVVFMVCSILRRLDYLGVPVYLPTFVSEIGFMLQLLSCCTNTFIYAVTQRKFRDEVKNGVKYPIEKMIALIR